Proteins from a single region of Bombus pascuorum chromosome 5, iyBomPasc1.1, whole genome shotgun sequence:
- the LOC132906837 gene encoding uncharacterized protein LOC132906837 isoform X3, with protein sequence MISDGIEQGIACFKCYASQSGHEKTDLLCSHFDGSPRFQVHCPSSTLCGKRTIYSKFKTPMITTVERDCAPQKRTVLTYSDNKWQNREEIVTSAYKEGCFIGEDRGAPAGPSEYCFCGHHLCNSSEPTKTTNISYIFILITVLLFATLL encoded by the exons ATGATCTCTGATGGAATCGAAc AAGGTATTGCATGCTTCAAATGTTATGCATCACAATCAGGACATGAAAAAACTGATTTATTATGTTCTCATTTTGATGGAAGTCCTAGGTTTCAAGTGCATTGTCCTTCATCCACACTTTGTGGAAAAAGAACGATTTATTCTAAATTCAAAA CACCTATGATCACAACTGTAGAAAGGGACTGTGCACCTCAAAAACGTACAGTATTAACCTATAGCGATAATAAGTGGCAAAACAGAGAGGAAATTGTAACATCAGCTTACAAAGAAGGTTGCTTTATTGGTGAAGATAGGGGAGCACCAGCAGGTCCATCAGAATATTGCTTTTGTGGTCACCATTTATGCAATTCATCAGAACCAACCAAAACCACcaatatatcttatatttttatactaataaCAGTATTACTGTTTGCAACACTATTATGA
- the LOC132906837 gene encoding uncharacterized protein LOC132906837 isoform X1, whose product MTFQIQSKKILLIAIIFLFTLIMQITAEGIACFKCYASQSGHEKTDLLCSHFDGSPRFQVHCPSSTLCGKRTIYSKFKTPMITTVERDCAPQKRTVLTYSDNKWQNREEIVTSAYKEGCFIGEDRGAPAGPSEYCFCGHHLCNSSEPTKTTNISYIFILITVLLFATLL is encoded by the exons ATGACTTTCCAAATACAGTCAAAAAAAATCTTATTAATtgctataatttttctat ttaCATTAATAATGCAAATAACTGCAGAAGGTATTGCATGCTTCAAATGTTATGCATCACAATCAGGACATGAAAAAACTGATTTATTATGTTCTCATTTTGATGGAAGTCCTAGGTTTCAAGTGCATTGTCCTTCATCCACACTTTGTGGAAAAAGAACGATTTATTCTAAATTCAAAA CACCTATGATCACAACTGTAGAAAGGGACTGTGCACCTCAAAAACGTACAGTATTAACCTATAGCGATAATAAGTGGCAAAACAGAGAGGAAATTGTAACATCAGCTTACAAAGAAGGTTGCTTTATTGGTGAAGATAGGGGAGCACCAGCAGGTCCATCAGAATATTGCTTTTGTGGTCACCATTTATGCAATTCATCAGAACCAACCAAAACCACcaatatatcttatatttttatactaataaCAGTATTACTGTTTGCAACACTATTATGA
- the LOC132906837 gene encoding uncharacterized protein LOC132906837 isoform X2, whose protein sequence is MISDGIELTLIMQITAEGIACFKCYASQSGHEKTDLLCSHFDGSPRFQVHCPSSTLCGKRTIYSKFKTPMITTVERDCAPQKRTVLTYSDNKWQNREEIVTSAYKEGCFIGEDRGAPAGPSEYCFCGHHLCNSSEPTKTTNISYIFILITVLLFATLL, encoded by the exons ATGATCTCTGATGGAATCGAAc ttaCATTAATAATGCAAATAACTGCAGAAGGTATTGCATGCTTCAAATGTTATGCATCACAATCAGGACATGAAAAAACTGATTTATTATGTTCTCATTTTGATGGAAGTCCTAGGTTTCAAGTGCATTGTCCTTCATCCACACTTTGTGGAAAAAGAACGATTTATTCTAAATTCAAAA CACCTATGATCACAACTGTAGAAAGGGACTGTGCACCTCAAAAACGTACAGTATTAACCTATAGCGATAATAAGTGGCAAAACAGAGAGGAAATTGTAACATCAGCTTACAAAGAAGGTTGCTTTATTGGTGAAGATAGGGGAGCACCAGCAGGTCCATCAGAATATTGCTTTTGTGGTCACCATTTATGCAATTCATCAGAACCAACCAAAACCACcaatatatcttatatttttatactaataaCAGTATTACTGTTTGCAACACTATTATGA